The window ACTGGGCCCTAAGTGACCAGAGGGTGAGTGAGGTGTGTGCAGAGACTCCTTGTCCCTGTTGGGAGGTGACatttgctgctggcagcagggctctggggacacttACAGCTTCCACTCGTAGGTGTGAGCTGGGGGGTTGGCATCAGATTTGCAGATCAGCTTCACATCCTTGCGGTTCAGGAACCAGTTGCCATCAAAGCCCTCGATGGTGACTTCTGGCTCATCTGCAGGGGTGGGGAAAGTCAGGAgagcagaaggggaaaaggagagaggaaagggttgtgggaaaggaaaggggaggaaatgAGATGGGAAGAGATGAAGGGCATGGgtggaaaaaggagagagattaaaaggagaggaaaggattgtggaaaaggggagaaaatgaAGTGGGAAGAGATGAGGGGGCAGGAgtgggagagggaaagagatTGCAAGGAGGGGAAGGTGATGGGACAAGGAatgtgggaaaggaaaggggagaaaatgaAATAGGAAGAGATGAGGAGGCAGGAgtgggagaaggagagagaacaCGAGGAGGGAAAGGTGATGGGACAAGGAATGTGAGGGAGTGCAAAAGAGAGAAGGGCAGCAAAAGGGACACGacagaggcagagaaagaaggtaagaaaaagagaaaacccacAATCATTCCAAAGGATCCTTTCAGTTTCCACTCTCAGAACCAAGACCACGACCCCtccaccagcccagcccctcccctgACAAACCCCTCTTTTCCCAGAGCCCGTCCCCcaggcagccctgagcagggagccctcccagccctccaggCCCCTTACACTGCACGTTGAGGGTGATGCTGTCGGTGAACCTCTCCAGCTGGTAGTTGACCACGCAGGTGAGCTGCTGCCGGTGCGCCTCGCGGCTCGGCACCAGCCGGTACCGGCTGATCACCGTGATGGTGCCGTTGCTGTTCCGGATCTCCTGGAACTCCGCTTCCCCCTTCAGCTTCGTGTCCCAGGTGACGGTGCTGGGGGGTTTCCCGTTGGAGGAGGTGCAGGTGGCTACCAAGATCTTTTCTGTCCTGCCAGACTTGGCAATTAGTGGCCTCTTGGTGCCCTCCATCCAGTTCGTGGGCTTGGCTGCAGGGGAGtgcagaaaggaggaggagaaaagggtGCAAAGGGATGGTTAGAAAGGCAATACTGCTCTGTTTGCTCCATGCCAAGAGCCATCTAACACCACTGAGGCTGTGACAGAGCTTGTGGTGAGTCCAGAGCTGTGCAAATTGCCAGCAATAATTCCCATGTAATAATTGCTTTATGGCAGTGCCTATGTACCTTGCACCATCTACCTGCATCATTTATGGGGAAACAATGGTGGAGATGCCATAAATgtggaataaataataaataaataaatatggaaaGTCAATCCTTTCCTCCCAGAGGTTTTCATCCCTGTGTTAGAAAGGAGCTGAAATTGGAGAGAAAACAACTCATGTAGACCTTGGGTGGGGTCTGTTCACTCACAGCCCTGAGCTCTAGGGACAAGCTCTGCTTGAGTTTAGGATCAATCTGTTGTTTCTTCTCTCTTGAAAACCCCAGCTCACTGAAACTCACAACTCCCACAGGGACCTGGTCACTGTTACTGCACCTACATTAGGAGTAGgtggagggaaaaggggagctGAGGTCTGGAAAGAAGAAGTGTGACAGCTCAGCTGCCTCAGAACCACCTGCTTTGTGCTCCCTGCTCTTCACCTCTTCCCAGTCAACTTAAAAATCCATCCCAGGTACACTTTACACCCCCAATTCATGTTTGCCCTGAGCTCCCAGGATGTGAATCCCAggttcctccagctctgctggactGGAGGTTCACCCTGCAGAGCCTGCCCAGAGCCTTACCCAGCACGGTGAGGTTCAGCTGCCCTTCCCGGTTGCCGGTTGGGAAAGTGGCAAACTCACAGATGTAAACCCCCTcatcctccagctccagccGGGACAGCTGGATGGTGCCATCCTTGAAGGAAGGGTTCCGGAAAGTCACCCGCTCCTTGTAGGGGGACAGGATGGACACGCCCATGGCGGGGTTGTAGATGGCCACATTCTGCTTGGTGCCGTTGGTGGCCTTCTGCCACGTCACCTGCGTGATCTTCACAATGGGCAGCGAGTTGGTGAAGCTGCAGTGCAGCACCACGTCCGTGCCGATGAACCCCGAGACGGAGTCATTGACCAAGACAGTCTGAGCTTGCAGCCCTGCAAGGAAATGGCAACACGTGAGCGCTGGGGTACTTCCCAGAAGCAGTGTGGTTATTGGGCATCAGGATCAGGAATTCCTCTGTTTATTCCACTtgtttcac is drawn from Vidua chalybeata isolate OUT-0048 chromosome 23, bVidCha1 merged haplotype, whole genome shotgun sequence and contains these coding sequences:
- the NECTIN1 gene encoding nectin-1 isoform X4 — protein: MASRLQTSCRASWWTIGVCILAAALLPGLQAQTVLVNDSVSGFIGTDVVLHCSFTNSLPIVKITQVTWQKATNGTKQNVAIYNPAMGVSILSPYKERVTFRNPSFKDGTIQLSRLELEDEGVYICEFATFPTGNREGQLNLTVLAKPTNWMEGTKRPLIAKSGRTEKILVATCTSSNGKPPSTVTWDTKLKGEAEFQEIRNSNGTITVISRYRLVPSREAHRQQLTCVVNYQLERFTDSITLNVQYEPEVTIEGFDGNWFLNRKDVKLICKSDANPPAHTYEWKLPNGTLPGSVEIQNNTIYFKGPVSYSVAGTYVCEATNAIGTRSGLVEVNVTDKPLPQSAPGGIIGIVGGVIAAVFIIGVAVTVVIVYRRQQKSRSDTDNDLIDLPPSHKPAPPPKRKQDMKSHLTPEDIQVVHLDNMKHEEEIQKFPLQTPYYDMAAPEPSPYSDKLNPGNKDCDVQYAELDTSALAASPSPRSSIHAGGDLVEYATIQPNLR
- the NECTIN1 gene encoding nectin-1 isoform X6; the protein is MASRLQTSCRASWWTIGVCILAAALLPGLQAQTVLVNDSVSGFIGTDVVLHCSFTNSLPIVKITQVTWQKATNGTKQNVAIYNPAMGVSILSPYKERVTFRNPSFKDGTIQLSRLELEDEGVYICEFATFPTGNREGQLNLTVLAKPTNWMEGTKRPLIAKSGRTEKILVATCTSSNGKPPSTVTWDTKLKGEAEFQEIRNSNGTITVISRYRLVPSREAHRQQLTCVVNYQLERFTDSITLNVQYEPEVTIEGFDGNWFLNRKDVKLICKSDANPPAHTYEWKLPNGTLPGSVEIQNNTIYFKGPVSYSVAGTYVCEATNAIGTRSGLVEVNVTDKPLPQSAPGGIIGIVGGVIAAVFIIGVAVTVVIVYRRQQKSRSDTDNDLIDLPPSHKPAPPPKRKQDMKSHLTPEDIQVVHLDNMKHEEEIQKFPLQTPYYDMAAPEPSPYSDKLPQMGRC
- the NECTIN1 gene encoding nectin-1 isoform X5, translated to MASRLQTSCRASWWTIGVCILAAALLPGLQAQTVLVNDSVSGFIGTDVVLHCSFTNSLPIVKITQVTWQKATNGTKQNVAIYNPAMGVSILSPYKERVTFRNPSFKDGTIQLSRLELEDEGVYICEFATFPTGNREGQLNLTVLAKPTNWMEGTKRPLIAKSGRTEKILVATCTSSNGKPPSTVTWDTKLKGEAEFQEIRNSNGTITVISRYRLVPSREAHRQQLTCVVNYQLERFTDSITLNVQYEPEVTIEGFDGNWFLNRKDVKLICKSDANPPAHTYEWKLPNGTLPGSVEIQNNTIYFKGPVSYSVAGTYVCEATNAIGTRSGLVEVNVTDKPLPQSAPGGIIGIVGGVIAAVFIIGVAVTVVIVYRRQQKSRSDTDNDLIDLPPSHKPAPPPKRKQDMKSHLTPEDIQVVHLDNMKHEEEIQKFPLQTPYYDMAAPEPSPYSDKLTSRNSSFQDD